In Flavobacterium cerinum, one genomic interval encodes:
- a CDS encoding PorP/SprF family type IX secretion system membrane protein has protein sequence MRINIKLLALCFLGGAFLLPQKAKAQQNPEYTQYMYNTITINPGYTGSPGVLEANLLLRSQWVGIEGAPRTGTLGVHSPISDKIGLGLNVIADKIGPSTETSASGNFSYTLNFGYKTKLAFGLKAGARVLNVDWSKGRYLDGNDVLLNNNISNKIMPLIGAGVYLYGEKWYVGGSVPNFIKQDYYDDIQESVMADKLHYYLIAGYVFDVTDGLKFKPSAMLKAVSGAPLAADLSANFLIQERVTLGASYRWDDSVSAMAGLQFLDNFFIGYAFDYSTTKLNKYNDGTHEIILRFQLPPKSSAIKSPRFF, from the coding sequence ATGAGAATCAATATAAAACTACTGGCCTTATGTTTTTTAGGAGGAGCATTTTTACTACCGCAAAAAGCAAAGGCACAACAAAATCCGGAATATACGCAGTACATGTATAATACCATTACAATTAATCCCGGATATACAGGATCACCCGGAGTATTGGAAGCAAATTTACTGCTACGATCGCAATGGGTAGGAATTGAAGGAGCACCGAGAACCGGAACATTGGGAGTTCATTCACCGATATCCGATAAAATCGGTTTGGGATTGAACGTAATTGCGGATAAAATCGGTCCTTCTACCGAAACATCAGCTTCGGGTAATTTTTCGTACACGCTTAACTTCGGATATAAAACAAAACTGGCTTTCGGATTAAAAGCGGGAGCCCGGGTTTTAAATGTCGATTGGTCTAAAGGGCGATATTTGGACGGTAATGATGTGTTGTTAAATAATAATATATCGAATAAAATCATGCCGTTAATCGGAGCCGGTGTCTATCTCTACGGTGAAAAATGGTATGTAGGCGGTTCCGTTCCGAATTTTATCAAACAAGATTATTATGATGATATTCAGGAATCGGTGATGGCAGATAAACTACATTACTATCTTATCGCGGGTTATGTGTTTGATGTGACCGATGGTCTGAAGTTCAAACCATCCGCGATGTTAAAAGCAGTTAGCGGAGCACCGTTGGCTGCCGATCTTTCCGCTAATTTCCTGATTCAGGAAAGAGTGACACTGGGAGCATCCTACCGTTGGGACGACTCAGTAAGTGCGATGGCCGGATTGCAGTTTCTGGATAATTTCTTTATCGGTTATGCATTCGATTATTCGACTACTAAGTTGAATAAATACAACGATGGTACGCATGAAATTATTCTGCGTTTCCAACTGCCGCCAAAATCATCAGCAATTAAATCACCTCGATTTTTCTAA
- a CDS encoding OmpA family protein, with product MKKILFFSLLFCIHFTYAQQKLKDADKLFNGMSYIEAAKAYEEYLEKEPNPSIQTLMNVGDTYYYLNDMRKALTWYKKLYTVQGQNLNEVYMLRYTQALRGVRDYEDANKITKEYLKGKGNQDMIASFNAQQKYNDSLSKKPSLYKVMPLEINTSYSDFGCTFYGNQLVYSSSKKGGKLIKRLYSWNEQPFLSFYVADRNASTGALFNEKPFYEEINSNYHDATLTFTPDLKTIYFTTNATKKNKNKLKNDKEGVNNFQIMRGTIENGKVINIEKMFFNSYEYSVGHPALSPDGKWLFFVSDMPGGYGETDIYVAEVFADGSINTPQNLGPKINTIGREMFPYYDKGMLYFSSDGHYGLGGLDVYESKHFGKLDFDEPKNLGEPINSNKDDFSYIVDPEMKYGYFSSNRDGGKGDDDIYFFTKSKAECNQFVSGVVLNAKTKLPIAGAAIKVYDSFGDFKMETTSGDDGKYQITIPCGATYKFEASKDGFANQNKPVVATNKNEAKLSVDFELAKLEDFTVKDGKNEKIDINPIYFDYNKWDITPQAVTELDRVVYVMRTFPKVKIKIESHTDSRGTDSYNLKLSDNRAKATQRYIIENGIDPERILSAIGYGETRPKNKCRNGVKCTEEEYAVNRRSDFIIVEK from the coding sequence ATGAAGAAAATACTATTTTTCAGCCTGTTATTTTGTATCCATTTTACATATGCGCAGCAAAAATTAAAGGATGCCGACAAACTGTTTAACGGAATGTCCTATATCGAAGCAGCAAAAGCATATGAAGAATATCTGGAGAAAGAACCGAATCCGTCGATACAAACATTAATGAACGTCGGGGATACCTATTATTACCTGAACGATATGCGAAAAGCGCTCACCTGGTATAAGAAACTATATACGGTTCAGGGACAAAATCTGAATGAAGTCTATATGTTACGTTATACGCAGGCATTACGCGGCGTTCGGGATTATGAAGACGCGAATAAGATTACCAAAGAGTATCTGAAAGGAAAGGGAAATCAGGATATGATTGCTAGTTTTAACGCCCAGCAGAAATATAATGACAGTTTGTCAAAAAAGCCGTCGTTATATAAAGTGATGCCTTTGGAAATTAACACGTCTTATTCCGATTTCGGATGTACGTTCTACGGGAATCAGCTGGTATATTCGTCCAGTAAAAAAGGAGGTAAGTTGATCAAAAGGCTTTATTCCTGGAACGAACAGCCCTTTTTGTCCTTTTATGTAGCAGATCGAAATGCGTCCACCGGTGCTTTGTTTAATGAAAAACCGTTTTATGAGGAAATCAATTCCAATTATCACGATGCAACGTTAACGTTTACGCCGGATTTAAAAACGATTTATTTTACGACAAATGCGACCAAAAAGAATAAAAACAAATTGAAAAATGATAAGGAAGGGGTAAATAACTTCCAGATCATGCGCGGTACGATTGAAAACGGAAAAGTGATCAATATCGAAAAAATGTTTTTTAACAGCTATGAATACAGTGTTGGTCATCCGGCATTAAGCCCGGATGGGAAATGGTTGTTTTTTGTGTCGGATATGCCGGGAGGATACGGAGAAACGGATATTTACGTAGCGGAAGTTTTTGCTGACGGAAGTATTAATACACCGCAAAATCTGGGACCGAAAATCAATACGATCGGACGTGAAATGTTCCCGTATTACGACAAGGGAATGCTGTATTTTTCATCAGACGGGCATTATGGTTTAGGTGGTTTGGATGTTTATGAAAGTAAGCATTTCGGAAAACTGGATTTTGACGAACCGAAAAATCTAGGTGAACCGATCAATAGTAATAAAGATGATTTCTCTTATATTGTTGATCCGGAAATGAAATACGGTTATTTTTCATCCAATCGCGATGGCGGTAAAGGTGATGACGATATTTATTTCTTTACCAAGTCAAAAGCGGAATGTAATCAGTTTGTGTCTGGTGTTGTTTTAAATGCCAAAACAAAATTGCCAATTGCCGGTGCAGCGATAAAAGTGTACGATTCTTTCGGTGATTTTAAAATGGAAACGACTTCCGGAGACGATGGAAAATACCAGATTACAATTCCGTGTGGTGCGACTTATAAATTTGAAGCTTCAAAAGACGGATTTGCGAATCAGAACAAACCGGTTGTCGCAACAAATAAAAATGAAGCAAAACTTTCGGTTGATTTCGAATTGGCCAAACTGGAAGATTTTACGGTTAAAGACGGTAAAAACGAAAAAATCGATATTAATCCTATTTATTTTGATTACAACAAATGGGATATTACACCGCAAGCCGTTACAGAATTGGATCGTGTGGTTTATGTAATGCGAACATTTCCGAAAGTAAAAATCAAAATTGAGTCGCATACCGATTCGAGAGGTACGGATTCGTATAATTTGAAATTGTCTGACAATCGTGCCAAAGCGACACAACGTTATATTATCGAAAACGGAATTGATCCGGAACGAATATTAAGTGCTATAGGTTACGGGGAAACCCGACCGAAAAACAAATGTCGTAACGGAGTAAAATGTACGGAAGAAGAATATGCCGTTAATCGTCGTTCCGACTTTATTATTGTCGAAAAATAA